In Candidatus Edwardsbacteria bacterium, one genomic interval encodes:
- the nuoF gene encoding NADH-quinone oxidoreductase subunit NuoF, whose product MVGLGSCGIAAGGHKVKAALMESLKKAKLNVQVSDTGCVGMCYSEVLLDVHHKNGQVYTYGNMTPDRMPRFVDQHLTKGQPVAEWLVRASDRALPDDSFYAKQKRIVLRNCGQMDPEKIEDYMAHGGYKALEKALRKMSPDQVIKEVLDSGLRGRGGAGFPTGRKWHFARGSQGGKKYIVCNGDEGDPGAFMDRSVLEGDPHNVMEGMLIAGYAIGADEGYFYVRAEYPLAVERLKLAIEQAKKRGFLGKNIMGTKFCFEMKIKEGAGAFVCGEETALMASIEGQRGMPRLRPPFPAVSGLWGKPTNINNVETFANVPWIILNGAAAFASLGTEKSKGSKVFALAGKIARGGLVEVPMGITINEIIHEVGGGIKDGRSFKAVQMGGPSGGCIPAALGNTIVDYDSVGQTGAIMGSGGMVVMDDTTCMVDIARFFLDFTQKESCGKCTFCRVGTKRMLETLERITKGQGKEGDIELLLELAEKIKISSLCGLGQTAPNPVLTTVKYFREEYEAHIKEKRCPAHSCKELLKYEIVPEKCVGCTACARVCPVTAISGQVKKPHVIDQETCIKCGNCVTKCKFDAIKVR is encoded by the coding sequence GTGGTGGGGCTGGGCAGCTGCGGCATCGCGGCCGGCGGCCACAAGGTCAAGGCGGCCCTGATGGAGAGCCTTAAAAAAGCCAAACTCAACGTCCAGGTCTCCGACACCGGCTGCGTGGGCATGTGCTACAGCGAGGTCCTGCTGGACGTCCACCACAAGAACGGCCAGGTCTACACCTACGGCAACATGACCCCGGACCGGATGCCGCGCTTCGTCGACCAGCATCTGACCAAAGGGCAGCCGGTGGCCGAATGGCTGGTGAGGGCCAGCGACCGGGCCCTGCCGGACGACAGCTTTTACGCCAAGCAGAAGAGGATCGTGCTGCGCAACTGCGGGCAGATGGATCCCGAGAAGATAGAGGATTACATGGCCCACGGCGGATATAAAGCCCTGGAGAAGGCACTCAGGAAGATGTCGCCCGACCAGGTCATCAAGGAGGTGCTGGACTCCGGCTTAAGGGGCCGGGGCGGGGCCGGCTTCCCCACCGGGCGCAAATGGCATTTCGCCCGGGGCTCCCAGGGCGGCAAAAAATACATCGTCTGCAACGGCGACGAGGGCGACCCCGGGGCCTTCATGGACCGCAGCGTGCTGGAGGGCGACCCCCACAACGTGATGGAGGGGATGCTGATCGCCGGTTACGCCATCGGGGCCGACGAGGGCTATTTCTACGTCCGGGCCGAATATCCCCTGGCGGTGGAGCGGCTGAAGCTGGCCATCGAGCAGGCCAAGAAGAGGGGCTTTCTGGGAAAGAACATCATGGGCACCAAGTTCTGCTTCGAGATGAAGATTAAGGAGGGGGCCGGGGCCTTCGTCTGCGGCGAGGAGACGGCCCTGATGGCCTCCATCGAGGGCCAGCGGGGGATGCCCCGCCTCAGGCCGCCCTTCCCGGCGGTGTCCGGCCTGTGGGGCAAGCCCACCAACATCAACAACGTGGAGACCTTCGCCAACGTGCCCTGGATCATCCTCAACGGGGCGGCGGCCTTCGCTTCCCTGGGCACCGAGAAGAGCAAGGGCTCAAAAGTGTTCGCCCTGGCCGGCAAGATCGCCCGGGGCGGGCTGGTGGAGGTGCCGATGGGCATCACCATCAACGAGATCATCCACGAGGTGGGGGGCGGCATCAAGGACGGCCGCAGCTTCAAGGCGGTGCAGATGGGCGGCCCCTCGGGCGGCTGTATCCCGGCGGCCCTGGGCAACACCATCGTGGACTACGATTCGGTGGGCCAGACCGGGGCCATCATGGGCTCGGGCGGCATGGTGGTGATGGACGACACCACCTGCATGGTGGACATCGCCCGGTTCTTTCTGGATTTCACCCAGAAGGAATCCTGCGGCAAATGCACCTTCTGCCGGGTGGGCACCAAGCGGATGCTGGAGACCCTGGAGCGGATCACCAAGGGCCAGGGCAAAGAGGGGGACATAGAACTGCTGCTGGAGCTGGCCGAGAAGATCAAGATCTCTTCGCTGTGCGGGCTGGGACAGACCGCGCCCAATCCGGTGCTGACCACCGTCAAATATTTCCGTGAGGAGTACGAAGCCCACATCAAGGAGAAGAGGTGTCCGGCCCACTCCTGCAAGGAACTGCTGAAGTACGAGATCGTCCCCGAGAAATGCGTGGGCTGCACCGCCTGCGCCAGGGTCTGCCCGGTGACGGCCATCTCGGGACAGGTGAAGAAACCCCACGTGATAGACCAGGAGACCTGCATCAAGTGCGGCAATTGCGTGACCAAATGTAAATTCGACGCCATAAAGGTGAGGTAG
- the nuoE gene encoding NADH-quinone oxidoreductase subunit NuoE, with protein MKKAAGKTNPDAGKIDRVLAKYKGNKGALIPVLQEVQVALGFLSQDSLRAISEGLAIPLSQIYGVATFYTQFRLKPIGKHLVRVCHGTACHVGGAEKVSVAIEAGLNVKDGETTADGKFTVESVACLGCCSLAPVMMVDNDTFGRLTPESAIKAVKEY; from the coding sequence ATGAAGAAGGCTGCCGGAAAGACAAATCCCGATGCCGGGAAGATCGACCGGGTCCTGGCCAAATACAAGGGCAACAAGGGGGCGCTGATCCCGGTGCTGCAGGAGGTGCAGGTGGCGCTGGGTTTCCTGTCGCAGGACAGCTTGAGGGCCATCTCCGAGGGTTTGGCGATACCGCTGAGCCAGATCTACGGGGTGGCCACTTTTTACACCCAGTTCCGCCTGAAGCCCATAGGGAAGCACCTGGTGAGGGTGTGCCACGGGACGGCCTGCCACGTGGGCGGGGCCGAGAAGGTCAGCGTGGCCATCGAGGCCGGACTGAATGTCAAAGATGGGGAGACCACGGCCGACGGCAAGTTCACGGTGGAATCGGTGGCCTGCCTGGGATGCTGCAGCCTGGCCCCGGTGATGATGGTGGACAACGACACCTTCGGCCGGCTGACCCCGGAGAGCGCCATCAAGGCGGTAAAGGAGTACTGA
- a CDS encoding heparan-alpha-glucosaminide N-acetyltransferase domain-containing protein encodes MIPPTPKPSPRLLHIDWARGLAVLWMIRGHVIDSFLAPAYRQSQAFHFCQMLGAYTAPAFLFLAGLSVGLSYAKMDQMDISFGKRLWFSTRRGLEVLGIAYLFRLEEFLQWAPYSKWRDLLKFDILNNIGISLILVGLLFAVIKKNHLRYWALAATAILVALLSPAVWSSPLVNSLPWYIRNFFNASVGFGYFPLFPYFVFVPAGAMAGLLTRRFRGDKLKLILLHYGLIAAGMLLMLGGIWAAVSIPHSHGWILFYNSPEYSFIRIGMQAVVLSECFFLCLLFKPESFSFMRLMGRHSLMLYWVHIALVYGRLTSGLQKDLNWPQAITALVLTVALMVLLAWTVENWARIRPRLSFPTKYTK; translated from the coding sequence ATGATCCCCCCGACACCAAAACCCTCCCCCCGCCTGCTGCATATCGACTGGGCCCGCGGCCTGGCCGTGCTGTGGATGATCCGGGGCCACGTGATAGATTCTTTCCTGGCGCCGGCTTACCGGCAGTCCCAGGCCTTCCATTTCTGTCAGATGCTGGGGGCCTATACCGCCCCGGCCTTCCTGTTCCTGGCCGGGCTGTCGGTGGGGCTGAGCTATGCCAAGATGGACCAGATGGACATCTCCTTCGGCAAAAGGCTGTGGTTCTCCACCCGGCGGGGGCTGGAGGTGCTGGGCATCGCCTACTTGTTCCGGCTGGAGGAGTTCCTGCAGTGGGCGCCATACTCAAAGTGGCGGGACCTCCTGAAGTTCGATATCCTCAATAATATCGGGATATCCCTGATATTGGTGGGTTTGCTTTTCGCAGTGATAAAAAAGAACCATCTTAGATACTGGGCTCTGGCCGCAACGGCCATCCTGGTGGCTTTGCTATCACCGGCGGTCTGGAGCTCTCCGCTGGTCAATTCACTGCCCTGGTATATCCGGAATTTCTTCAATGCGTCCGTCGGGTTCGGGTACTTTCCCCTTTTCCCGTATTTTGTTTTCGTCCCGGCCGGGGCCATGGCGGGCCTGCTGACCAGGCGATTCAGAGGCGACAAATTAAAGCTGATCCTCCTGCACTACGGGCTGATCGCCGCCGGGATGCTGCTGATGCTGGGCGGGATCTGGGCCGCCGTCAGCATCCCCCATTCCCACGGCTGGATATTGTTCTACAACAGTCCGGAATATTCCTTTATCCGGATAGGGATGCAGGCCGTGGTGCTGTCGGAATGTTTCTTTCTGTGCCTGTTGTTCAAACCGGAGAGCTTCTCCTTCATGCGGCTGATGGGCCGGCACTCACTGATGCTCTACTGGGTGCACATCGCCCTGGTCTACGGCCGGCTGACCTCCGGCCTGCAGAAAGATCTGAACTGGCCGCAGGCTATCACAGCCCTGGTCCTGACCGTGGCCCTGATGGTCCTGCTGGCCTGGACGGTGGAGAATTGGGCCAGGATAAGACCCCGCCTTTCTTTCCCCACGAAATACACCAAATGA
- a CDS encoding M42 family metallopeptidase, whose amino-acid sequence MERIVEILRDLEAIHSPSGFTNQIMGYLEVLAQGAGITTKRTNKGGLVAGNHPQPRLVVAGHVDTLGAMVSGINADGNLSLTKIGGPILPSFEGEYVTIRTVNGREFRGTLLLNNPAAHVNDEAEKTVRKAENMHIRLDAEVAKKEDTEALGVRIGDFIFFDPRFEFTETGYIKSRFLDDKAGSAAMLDAMLTLGAEKLKTIPVAFFFSNYEEVGHGAASGLPETAVEMLVADMGVVGEKVEGDESSVSICVKDSTGPYDYGIRCKLTELAARNKIPHKLDVFPHYGSDGSIALIAGYDIRVGLIGPGVSASHGMERTHLKGLNATRDLMLAYIKETLG is encoded by the coding sequence ATGGAGCGCATCGTTGAGATCTTGCGGGACCTGGAGGCCATCCATTCGCCGTCGGGATTCACCAATCAGATCATGGGATATCTTGAGGTGCTGGCCCAGGGCGCCGGGATAACCACCAAACGCACCAACAAGGGCGGCCTGGTGGCCGGAAACCATCCCCAGCCCCGGCTGGTGGTGGCCGGGCATGTGGACACCCTGGGGGCCATGGTCAGCGGCATCAATGCCGACGGGAATCTGTCCCTCACCAAGATCGGCGGGCCCATCCTGCCCTCGTTCGAGGGCGAGTATGTCACCATCCGAACCGTCAACGGCCGGGAGTTCCGGGGAACGCTTTTATTGAACAATCCCGCCGCCCATGTCAATGACGAGGCCGAGAAGACCGTCCGCAAGGCCGAGAACATGCACATCCGGCTGGACGCCGAGGTGGCCAAAAAGGAGGACACCGAGGCTTTGGGCGTCCGGATCGGCGATTTCATTTTCTTCGACCCCCGGTTCGAGTTCACCGAGACCGGCTATATCAAGTCGCGCTTTTTGGACGATAAGGCCGGCTCGGCCGCCATGCTGGACGCCATGCTGACCCTGGGGGCCGAGAAGCTCAAGACCATCCCGGTGGCCTTCTTCTTCTCCAATTACGAGGAGGTGGGGCACGGGGCGGCCTCCGGCCTGCCGGAGACCGCGGTGGAGATGCTGGTGGCCGACATGGGGGTGGTGGGCGAAAAGGTGGAGGGCGACGAAAGCTCGGTGTCCATCTGCGTCAAGGATTCCACCGGGCCGTACGATTACGGCATCCGCTGCAAGCTGACCGAGCTGGCGGCCAGGAACAAGATCCCCCACAAGCTGGACGTGTTCCCGCATTACGGCTCGGACGGCTCGATTGCCTTGATAGCCGGGTACGACATCCGGGTGGGGCTGATCGGGCCGGGGGTCTCGGCCAGCCACGGCATGGAGCGGACCCATTTGAAGGGCCTGAACGCCACCCGGGACCTGATGCTGGCGTATATAAAAGAGACGCTGGGATAA
- a CDS encoding DUF2075 domain-containing protein, translated as MRREYYSAKISDFLKTKPNEILGVLTKNSDFPVLNTQRDAWLDEIEILKKALIDFQGTLFFEYSIPRMGKRIDVVLIIKSVIFVLEFKIGESHFTESANDQVCDYALDLKNFHETSHNQHIAPIIIASKALAVSPIIATTPQNDKLLFPIKSNVDLLKTVINDVIKFSDGQVIDAANWERGRYCPTPTIIEAAMALYKGHSVEEISRSDASAINLSQTSDSITEIIKEAKQKSNKIICFVTGVPGAGKTLVGLNIATKHIDKKNELYSVFLSGNGPLVSILREALARNKVKHEKDFGRKVKKAEAMSEVKLFIQNVHNFRDACLVDLQPPIEHVALFDEAQRAWTLVQTANFMSRKKNTPNFSKSEPEFLISCLDRHKDWAVIVCLVGGGQEINTGEAGISEWIDSLNRSFPNWHIYISPRLTDSEYGAGRVITEIKNRKNVNKKEELHLSVSMRSFRAEDVSLLIKQLLDQNVQSARETLNKVKDKYPIVITRDINKAKEWLKQNARGSERYGIVVSSQAERLKPHAIDVKSPMDPIHWFLDGKEDVRSSYYLEDVATEFHVQGLELDWACVTWDADFRYTPSGWEHRSFCGHKWNQIKKDDRKNYQKNAYRVLMTRARQGMVIVVPPGSEDDHTRKPEYYNPTYNYLKSIGFKEI; from the coding sequence ATGAGACGAGAATATTATTCTGCAAAAATAAGCGATTTTTTAAAAACCAAACCCAATGAAATACTTGGGGTGCTAACAAAAAACAGCGATTTTCCAGTATTAAACACGCAAAGAGATGCTTGGCTGGATGAAATTGAAATATTAAAAAAAGCACTTATTGATTTCCAAGGGACATTGTTTTTTGAATATTCAATACCACGAATGGGAAAGCGAATAGATGTTGTTCTAATTATCAAATCAGTTATTTTTGTTCTTGAATTTAAAATCGGTGAAAGCCATTTTACGGAAAGCGCAAATGATCAAGTATGTGATTACGCCTTAGATTTAAAAAATTTCCATGAAACAAGCCATAACCAACATATTGCACCAATAATTATTGCATCCAAGGCTCTGGCAGTGTCACCCATTATTGCAACGACACCACAAAACGATAAACTCCTTTTCCCCATTAAGAGCAATGTTGACTTGCTAAAGACAGTTATTAATGATGTAATAAAATTTTCTGATGGTCAAGTAATTGATGCAGCAAATTGGGAGCGCGGACGTTATTGCCCTACCCCAACAATAATTGAAGCTGCGATGGCCCTTTATAAAGGGCATTCCGTTGAAGAGATATCACGTAGTGATGCTAGTGCCATAAATCTAAGTCAAACATCTGATAGTATAACTGAAATAATCAAAGAAGCTAAACAGAAATCCAATAAAATTATTTGTTTTGTTACTGGCGTTCCTGGCGCGGGAAAAACATTGGTTGGGTTAAATATTGCAACAAAGCATATTGATAAAAAAAATGAGCTCTACAGTGTGTTTCTTTCTGGCAATGGACCCTTGGTGTCCATTTTGCGCGAGGCTTTAGCACGAAACAAGGTGAAACATGAGAAAGATTTTGGCAGGAAAGTAAAAAAAGCTGAGGCAATGAGCGAGGTAAAGCTTTTTATTCAAAATGTCCATAATTTCCGTGATGCTTGTCTTGTTGATTTACAGCCACCTATAGAACATGTTGCATTATTTGACGAAGCTCAACGGGCGTGGACCTTGGTGCAAACAGCTAATTTCATGAGTCGCAAGAAAAATACGCCGAATTTCAGCAAATCAGAACCGGAATTTTTAATTTCTTGTTTAGATAGACACAAAGATTGGGCAGTCATTGTGTGCCTTGTGGGTGGTGGGCAAGAAATAAATACTGGAGAAGCGGGTATAAGTGAGTGGATTGATTCTTTAAACAGGTCATTTCCCAATTGGCATATTTATATTTCACCACGGCTTACTGATAGTGAGTATGGTGCTGGCAGAGTGATAACTGAAATAAAAAACCGTAAAAATGTGAACAAAAAAGAAGAATTGCATCTTTCTGTTTCAATGCGTTCATTCAGAGCCGAAGATGTGTCATTGTTGATAAAACAATTATTAGATCAAAATGTGCAATCTGCACGTGAGACATTAAATAAAGTCAAAGATAAATATCCAATTGTAATAACACGTGACATTAATAAAGCAAAAGAATGGCTTAAACAAAATGCACGTGGTTCAGAACGATACGGAATTGTTGTATCTTCTCAAGCAGAGAGATTAAAACCACATGCCATAGATGTAAAATCACCTATGGACCCAATTCATTGGTTTTTAGATGGGAAAGAGGATGTCAGGTCTTCCTATTATTTGGAGGATGTGGCGACAGAATTCCATGTGCAGGGGCTAGAATTAGACTGGGCTTGCGTTACCTGGGATGCTGATTTTAGATACACACCAAGTGGTTGGGAGCATAGGTCATTTTGTGGGCACAAATGGAATCAGATTAAAAAAGATGACCGTAAAAATTATCAAAAAAATGCTTATCGTGTATTAATGACTAGAGCACGGCAAGGTATGGTAATAGTTGTGCCACCGGGTTCGGAAGATGACCATACCAGAAAACCTGAATACTATAACCCAACATATAATTACCTGAAAAGTATTGGATTTAAAGAAATATAG